A genomic window from Engraulis encrasicolus isolate BLACKSEA-1 chromosome 14, IST_EnEncr_1.0, whole genome shotgun sequence includes:
- the cxxc1b gene encoding CXXC-type zinc finger protein 1b isoform X2, which translates to MDSEMSDLDQGPGMEMEGENAPVYCICRKSDINCFMIGCDNCNEWFHGHCIDVTEKMAKGIREWYCLRCRDMNPSLEIKFRPKKSHEDRVEHPPRKEKKPSLQDFKLLDKRRGNRVKRSARMCGECEPCKRTEDCAQCDFCKDMKKFGGPNKIRQKCRLRQCEVRARKMLRVKDEEFLRERRDNSMHSRFSDDFDDEELELYQRYKAARKTEPWLSDDEDGPVYNTVMRKKAVKIKHIKRREKKFDKKKESRRHKQKQKHKDKVRHCERGDGRDGGETRQCLGPNCVEPTRPGSKYCSEDCGMKLAANRIYEILPQRIQQWQQSPCVAEELGKKQLERIRNQQQQARLRLTEMERRFHELEGIIVKAKQQTVQDEQEVNEGDSEDTDLQIFCVSCSHPVNPKVALRHMERCYAKFESQTSFGSVFPTRIEGATRLFCDVYNPQSKTYCKRLQVLCPEHSKEPKVSVDEVCGCPLVRNVFEPTGEYCRVSKRKCNRHYCWEKLRRAEVDLERVRVWYKLDELFEQERNVRTAMTNRAGLLALMLHQTIQHDPLTTDLRGNKDR; encoded by the exons ATG GACAGTGAGATGTCCGACCTGGACCAAGGCccagggatggagatggagggggagaatgCACCTGTCTACTGTATCTGTCGAAAGTCAGACATCAACTGTTTCATGAT TGGCTGTGATAACTGTAACGAGTGGTTTCATGGGCACTGTATCGATGTGACTGAGAAGATGGCCAAGGGCATCAGGGAGTGGTACTGCTTGCGTTGCCGCG ACATGAACCCTTCTCTTGAGATCAAGTTTCGGCCTAAGAAGAGCCATGAGGATAGGGTGGAACACCCGCCccgtaaagaaaaaaaaccttctctaCAGGATTTCAAGCTGCTGGACAAGCGGCGAGGCAATAGG GTTAAGCGCTCAGCTCGTATGTGTGGTGAATGTGAGCCGTGCAAACGCACTGAGGACTGTGCTCAGTGTGATTTCTGCAAAGACATGAAGAAGTTTGGTGGCCCCAATAAGATCCGGCAGAAGTGTCGTCTGAGGCAGTGTGAGGTTCGCGCCAGG AAAATGCTGCGTGTGAAAGATGAAGAGTTTCTTCGGGAACGGCGGGACAACTCGATGCACAGCCGTTTTTCAGACGACTTTGATGATGAGGAGCTGGAACTCTACCAGCGGTATAAAGCAGCGCGAAAAACAGAG CCATGGTTGAGTGATGACGAGGATGGGCCGGTGTACAACACAGTGATGCGCAAGAAGGCCGTCAAGATCAAGCACATCAAGAGGCGAGAGAAGAAGTTCGATAAGAAG AAGGAGTCCAGACGGCACAAACAAAAGCAGAAGCACAAGGACAAGGTCAGGCATTGCGAGCGCGGGGACGGGCGCGACGGCGGAGAGACGAGGCAGTGCCTGGGTCCCAACTGTGTGGAGCCGACGCGGCCCGGCTCCAAATACTGCTCTGAAGACTGCGGCATGAAGCTCGCTGCCAA CCGTATCTATGAGATCCTGCCGCAGCGCAtccagcagtggcagcagagCCCGTGCGTGGCGGAGGAGCTGGGCAAGAAGCAGCTGGAGCGCATCCGcaatcagcagcagcaggcgaGACTCCGCCTCACCGAGATGGAGCGCCGCTTCCACGAGCTGGAGGGCATCATCGTCAAGGCCAAGCAGCAGACCGTACAGGACGAGCAGGAG GTGAATGAGGGGGATAGCGAAGACACAGACCTGCAGATCTTCTGTGTTTCCTGCAGTCATCCCGTCAACCCTAAGGTGGCGCTGCGCCACATGGAAAGGTGTTATGCTAAG TTTGAAAGTCAAACATCATTTGGGTCTGTCTTTCCTACCCGGATTGAGGG GGCGACGCGGCTCTTTTGTGACGTTTATAACCCTCAGAGCAAAACCTACTGCAAAAGGCTGCAAGTCCTCTGTCCGGAACATTCCAAAGAGCCCAAG GTGTCCGTCGACGAGGTGTGTGGCTGCCCTCTGGTTCGCAATGTGTTTGAACCAACGGGGGAGTACTGCCGCGTGTCAAAGCGCAAGTGCAATAGACACTACTGCTGGGAGAAGCTGCGCAGGGCTGAAGTGGACCTCGAGAGAGTTcgagtg TGGTACAAGCTGGACGAGCTGTTTGAGCAGGAGCGGAACGTGAGGACAGCGATGACCAACAGGGCGGGGCTTCTGGCACTTATGCTGCATCAGACCATTCAGCACGATCCCCTCACCACTGATCTCCGGGGCAACAAGGATAGATGA
- the cxxc1b gene encoding CXXC-type zinc finger protein 1b isoform X1 has protein sequence MDSEMSDLDQGPGMEMEGENAPVYCICRKSDINCFMIGCDNCNEWFHGHCIDVTEKMAKGIREWYCLRCRDMNPSLEIKFRPKKSHEDRVEHPPRKEKKPSLQDFKLLDKRRGNRVKRSARMCGECEPCKRTEDCAQCDFCKDMKKFGGPNKIRQKCRLRQCEVRARKMLRVKDEEFLRERRDNSMHSRFSDDFDDEELELYQRYKAARKTEPWLSDDEDGPVYNTVMRKKAVKIKHIKRREKKFDKKQKESRRHKQKQKHKDKVRHCERGDGRDGGETRQCLGPNCVEPTRPGSKYCSEDCGMKLAANRIYEILPQRIQQWQQSPCVAEELGKKQLERIRNQQQQARLRLTEMERRFHELEGIIVKAKQQTVQDEQEVNEGDSEDTDLQIFCVSCSHPVNPKVALRHMERCYAKFESQTSFGSVFPTRIEGATRLFCDVYNPQSKTYCKRLQVLCPEHSKEPKVSVDEVCGCPLVRNVFEPTGEYCRVSKRKCNRHYCWEKLRRAEVDLERVRVWYKLDELFEQERNVRTAMTNRAGLLALMLHQTIQHDPLTTDLRGNKDR, from the exons ATG GACAGTGAGATGTCCGACCTGGACCAAGGCccagggatggagatggagggggagaatgCACCTGTCTACTGTATCTGTCGAAAGTCAGACATCAACTGTTTCATGAT TGGCTGTGATAACTGTAACGAGTGGTTTCATGGGCACTGTATCGATGTGACTGAGAAGATGGCCAAGGGCATCAGGGAGTGGTACTGCTTGCGTTGCCGCG ACATGAACCCTTCTCTTGAGATCAAGTTTCGGCCTAAGAAGAGCCATGAGGATAGGGTGGAACACCCGCCccgtaaagaaaaaaaaccttctctaCAGGATTTCAAGCTGCTGGACAAGCGGCGAGGCAATAGG GTTAAGCGCTCAGCTCGTATGTGTGGTGAATGTGAGCCGTGCAAACGCACTGAGGACTGTGCTCAGTGTGATTTCTGCAAAGACATGAAGAAGTTTGGTGGCCCCAATAAGATCCGGCAGAAGTGTCGTCTGAGGCAGTGTGAGGTTCGCGCCAGG AAAATGCTGCGTGTGAAAGATGAAGAGTTTCTTCGGGAACGGCGGGACAACTCGATGCACAGCCGTTTTTCAGACGACTTTGATGATGAGGAGCTGGAACTCTACCAGCGGTATAAAGCAGCGCGAAAAACAGAG CCATGGTTGAGTGATGACGAGGATGGGCCGGTGTACAACACAGTGATGCGCAAGAAGGCCGTCAAGATCAAGCACATCAAGAGGCGAGAGAAGAAGTTCGATAAGAAG CAGAAGGAGTCCAGACGGCACAAACAAAAGCAGAAGCACAAGGACAAGGTCAGGCATTGCGAGCGCGGGGACGGGCGCGACGGCGGAGAGACGAGGCAGTGCCTGGGTCCCAACTGTGTGGAGCCGACGCGGCCCGGCTCCAAATACTGCTCTGAAGACTGCGGCATGAAGCTCGCTGCCAA CCGTATCTATGAGATCCTGCCGCAGCGCAtccagcagtggcagcagagCCCGTGCGTGGCGGAGGAGCTGGGCAAGAAGCAGCTGGAGCGCATCCGcaatcagcagcagcaggcgaGACTCCGCCTCACCGAGATGGAGCGCCGCTTCCACGAGCTGGAGGGCATCATCGTCAAGGCCAAGCAGCAGACCGTACAGGACGAGCAGGAG GTGAATGAGGGGGATAGCGAAGACACAGACCTGCAGATCTTCTGTGTTTCCTGCAGTCATCCCGTCAACCCTAAGGTGGCGCTGCGCCACATGGAAAGGTGTTATGCTAAG TTTGAAAGTCAAACATCATTTGGGTCTGTCTTTCCTACCCGGATTGAGGG GGCGACGCGGCTCTTTTGTGACGTTTATAACCCTCAGAGCAAAACCTACTGCAAAAGGCTGCAAGTCCTCTGTCCGGAACATTCCAAAGAGCCCAAG GTGTCCGTCGACGAGGTGTGTGGCTGCCCTCTGGTTCGCAATGTGTTTGAACCAACGGGGGAGTACTGCCGCGTGTCAAAGCGCAAGTGCAATAGACACTACTGCTGGGAGAAGCTGCGCAGGGCTGAAGTGGACCTCGAGAGAGTTcgagtg TGGTACAAGCTGGACGAGCTGTTTGAGCAGGAGCGGAACGTGAGGACAGCGATGACCAACAGGGCGGGGCTTCTGGCACTTATGCTGCATCAGACCATTCAGCACGATCCCCTCACCACTGATCTCCGGGGCAACAAGGATAGATGA
- the LOC134462290 gene encoding uncharacterized protein LOC134462290 isoform X1, translating into MAAAVASLQWKKQRRKAQFKDILYNYYGITQVKVRHDSIKWLKTRLICVISPSVSVDGFEMSPGQMCEHAIIKDNLSDYPSLKNLMPEEYVYHICSCECQEGDNFKAHLKLKLCSQDEVQKWQEDFQASSGLIWRKAKTYPDVGQGSNKYRVGAAPDFKDPVDLRCQHNTRSSSKTKRNTCCPAFMKLILKRQTYSQGRKSRSENAHIKEDYYFTVDLNNIHNHPITCAAALAKRDVSKHRVGKRKKLFESGHSPASDLDTLEYDLDLKEQEGSSYWRVAADCSEAAGCTGATAGLNEPTHLPKEEAAGCIEQNELENELAYIFKDLTLKLRGDPSFRAPIASFVRSYKAIATDSGLQSALFNFTKSEVKVEF; encoded by the exons ATGGCGGCGGCCGTCGCTTCACTGCAGTGGAAAAAACAACGCCGAAAAGCACAGTTTAAAGACATTTTGTACAATTATTACGGTATAACTCAGGTTAAAGTAAGACACGATTCCATAAAATGGTTAAAGACTCGTCTGATTTGTGTTAtttctccctccgtgtctgtcGATGGCTTTGAGATGTCACCAGGACAG ATGTGTGAGCACGCAATTATCAAGGACAATCTGTCCGATTACCCATCACTGAAG AACCTTATGCCGGAGGAGTATGTGTATCACATATGCAGCTGCGAGTGTCAGGAGGGGGACAACTTTAAGGCTCACCTCAAACTGAAATTGTGTAGCCAGGATGAGGTGCAGAAGTGGCAGGAGGATTTCCAGGCGTCATCTGGTTTGATCTGGCGGAAGGCAAAGACCTACCCAGACGTTGGTCAAGGCTCAAACAAGTACAGGGTTGGTGCAGCCCCAGACTTCAAAGACCCA gttGACTTGAGGTGCCAGCACAACACCCGCAGCAGCAGCAAGACCAAAAGAAATACCTGTTGCCCTGCCTTCATGAAACTAATCCTGAAAAGACAGACGTACAGTCAAGGACGGAAGTCAAG GTCTGAAAATGCTCATATTAAAGAGGACTACTACTTCACTGTTGATCTAAACAACATCCACAACCACCCAATCACCTGTGCTGCTGCCTTGGCAAAGAGGGACGTATCCAAACACAGGGTTGGAAAACGTAAAAAACTGTTTGAGAGTGGCCACTCCCCTGCATCCGACCTTGATACGCTTGAGTACGATCTCGACCTCAAGGAACAGGAAGGTTCCAGCTACTGGCGGGTGGCTGCCGATTGCTCAGAAGCAGCTGGAT gcactggAGCTACTGCTGGCCTGAATGAGCCAACTCATCTGCCCAAAGAGGAAGCAGCCGGAT GTATTGAACAGAATGAATTAGAGAATGAGCTGGCCTACATTTTCAAGGACCTGACACTGAAGCTGAGGGGTGACCCCAGTTTTCGAGCCCCTATCGCTAGCTTTGTGAGGTCATATAAGGCCATCGCAACTGACAGTGGACTCCAGTCAGCTCTTTTCAATTTCACAAAGAGTGAAGTCAAAGTGGAGTTCTAG
- the LOC134462290 gene encoding uncharacterized protein LOC134462290 isoform X2: MAAAVASLQWKKQRRKAQFKDILYNYYGITQVKVRHDSIKWLKTRLICVISPSVSVDGFEMSPGQMCEHAIIKDNLSDYPSLKNLMPEEYVYHICSCECQEGDNFKAHLKLKLCSQDEVQKWQEDFQASSGLIWRKAKTYPDVGQGSNKYRVDLRCQHNTRSSSKTKRNTCCPAFMKLILKRQTYSQGRKSRSENAHIKEDYYFTVDLNNIHNHPITCAAALAKRDVSKHRVGKRKKLFESGHSPASDLDTLEYDLDLKEQEGSSYWRVAADCSEAAGCTGATAGLNEPTHLPKEEAAGCIEQNELENELAYIFKDLTLKLRGDPSFRAPIASFVRSYKAIATDSGLQSALFNFTKSEVKVEF; this comes from the exons ATGGCGGCGGCCGTCGCTTCACTGCAGTGGAAAAAACAACGCCGAAAAGCACAGTTTAAAGACATTTTGTACAATTATTACGGTATAACTCAGGTTAAAGTAAGACACGATTCCATAAAATGGTTAAAGACTCGTCTGATTTGTGTTAtttctccctccgtgtctgtcGATGGCTTTGAGATGTCACCAGGACAG ATGTGTGAGCACGCAATTATCAAGGACAATCTGTCCGATTACCCATCACTGAAG AACCTTATGCCGGAGGAGTATGTGTATCACATATGCAGCTGCGAGTGTCAGGAGGGGGACAACTTTAAGGCTCACCTCAAACTGAAATTGTGTAGCCAGGATGAGGTGCAGAAGTGGCAGGAGGATTTCCAGGCGTCATCTGGTTTGATCTGGCGGAAGGCAAAGACCTACCCAGACGTTGGTCAAGGCTCAAACAAGTACAGG gttGACTTGAGGTGCCAGCACAACACCCGCAGCAGCAGCAAGACCAAAAGAAATACCTGTTGCCCTGCCTTCATGAAACTAATCCTGAAAAGACAGACGTACAGTCAAGGACGGAAGTCAAG GTCTGAAAATGCTCATATTAAAGAGGACTACTACTTCACTGTTGATCTAAACAACATCCACAACCACCCAATCACCTGTGCTGCTGCCTTGGCAAAGAGGGACGTATCCAAACACAGGGTTGGAAAACGTAAAAAACTGTTTGAGAGTGGCCACTCCCCTGCATCCGACCTTGATACGCTTGAGTACGATCTCGACCTCAAGGAACAGGAAGGTTCCAGCTACTGGCGGGTGGCTGCCGATTGCTCAGAAGCAGCTGGAT gcactggAGCTACTGCTGGCCTGAATGAGCCAACTCATCTGCCCAAAGAGGAAGCAGCCGGAT GTATTGAACAGAATGAATTAGAGAATGAGCTGGCCTACATTTTCAAGGACCTGACACTGAAGCTGAGGGGTGACCCCAGTTTTCGAGCCCCTATCGCTAGCTTTGTGAGGTCATATAAGGCCATCGCAACTGACAGTGGACTCCAGTCAGCTCTTTTCAATTTCACAAAGAGTGAAGTCAAAGTGGAGTTCTAG